A genomic segment from Thermodesulfobacteriota bacterium encodes:
- a CDS encoding xanthine dehydrogenase family protein subunit M → MSAVFFPESLEACFDLRRQYGDALIMAGGTDLLVAERKTGSGGRPLVCLERIAALRQIAPGTDGGIVIGAAAPLSAVIRHPLVAERYPLLAMAAATVGGPAIRNMATIGGNICTASPAGDCLPPLYLLEARLELSDGENRRRVPVEAFITGPKKTVLSAGELLTAVHLPPPGEFAIRHFEKVGRRNALAVAVASLAALVRLDEGNRVAEARLAWGSVGPCVVRCPEAEARLTGRPLSEASLREAGEAVRRAVRPIDDIRATAEYRRMLSANLLLRLETP, encoded by the coding sequence ATGAGCGCGGTCTTTTTCCCCGAATCCCTGGAGGCCTGCTTCGATCTGCGCCGGCAGTACGGCGACGCCCTGATCATGGCCGGCGGGACCGATCTGCTGGTGGCCGAACGTAAAACCGGCTCCGGCGGGCGGCCCCTTGTCTGCCTGGAGCGGATAGCGGCTCTCCGTCAGATCGCCCCGGGCACGGACGGGGGGATCGTCATCGGCGCCGCCGCCCCCCTGTCGGCCGTCATCCGTCACCCGCTGGTGGCGGAGCGGTATCCCCTGCTGGCCATGGCCGCGGCCACCGTGGGCGGCCCGGCCATCCGCAACATGGCCACCATCGGCGGCAACATCTGCACCGCCTCACCCGCCGGCGACTGCCTGCCGCCCCTTTACCTGCTGGAGGCCCGCCTGGAACTGTCCGACGGGGAAAACCGGCGCCGGGTGCCGGTCGAGGCGTTTATCACGGGGCCGAAAAAAACCGTCCTGTCGGCGGGCGAACTGCTGACGGCCGTTCATCTGCCGCCCCCGGGCGAGTTTGCCATCCGCCATTTTGAGAAAGTCGGCAGGCGCAATGCCCTGGCCGTTGCCGTGGCCAGCCTGGCGGCCCTGGTCCGTCTGGACGAAGGGAACCGGGTGGCCGAAGCGCGCCTGGCCTGGGGCAGTGTCGGCCCCTGCGTGGTGCGCTGTCCCGAAGCCGAAGCCCGGCTGACCGGCCGGCCGCTTTCCGAAGCCAGCCTCCGGGAGGCCGGGGAAGCCGTCCGCCGGGCCGTTCGTCCCATCGACGACATCCGGGCTACGGCCGAATACCGCCGGATGCTGTCCGCCAACCTGCTCCTGAGGCTGGAGACCCCATGA
- a CDS encoding XdhC family protein, producing MTDNLIILKRLVDLLADGQSVALMLVVEQDGPVPAGPSAMMLVTGGGDTSGTIGGGAPEYEALALARQCLADGRVRLFRLHLTMEAGLLCGGWMAVLIVPLGPDAGPAGNFFGRAGECLRDGAPVSLRIQCHDEPDSAGASGRPVGASPVRVFKTVDWSLCPAPAPSTQGPAASETFVFTLAPPPRLMVFGAGHIAAALAPMALAAGFRVTVLDDRPERFAAGLFPETVATRVLPSFAGCLAGPDADAATFLLIATYGHRHDRVVLEQALATTAAYIGMVGSRRKRAALSGDLLRAGWTPADLDRVDSPAGLPIGAETPAEIAVSILARMIAVRRDAP from the coding sequence ATGACCGATAACCTTATTATATTAAAGCGCCTGGTCGATCTGCTGGCGGACGGGCAATCCGTTGCCCTGATGCTGGTGGTGGAGCAGGACGGCCCGGTCCCGGCCGGGCCGTCGGCCATGATGCTGGTGACCGGCGGCGGGGATACCAGCGGCACCATCGGCGGCGGGGCCCCGGAATATGAAGCCCTGGCCCTGGCCCGCCAGTGCCTGGCGGACGGGCGGGTCCGTCTCTTCCGCCTTCACCTGACCATGGAAGCCGGCCTGCTCTGCGGCGGCTGGATGGCCGTGCTCATCGTTCCCCTGGGACCGGATGCCGGGCCGGCGGGAAATTTTTTTGGCCGGGCCGGGGAGTGCCTCCGGGACGGCGCCCCGGTTTCCCTCCGGATCCAGTGCCATGACGAACCGGACAGCGCCGGCGCTTCCGGCCGGCCGGTGGGAGCGTCCCCCGTCCGTGTGTTCAAGACCGTGGACTGGTCCCTGTGTCCGGCCCCGGCGCCGTCTACGCAGGGACCGGCCGCATCCGAAACGTTTGTTTTCACCTTGGCGCCGCCGCCCCGTCTGATGGTTTTCGGCGCCGGCCATATCGCCGCCGCCCTGGCGCCCATGGCCCTGGCCGCCGGTTTCCGGGTGACGGTCCTGGATGACCGGCCGGAGCGGTTTGCGGCAGGGCTTTTCCCCGAAACGGTGGCCACCCGCGTCCTGCCGTCGTTTGCAGGGTGCCTGGCCGGACCGGATGCGGACGCCGCCACCTTTCTCCTGATCGCCACTTACGGCCACCGGCATGACCGGGTGGTTCTGGAACAGGCCCTGGCAACGACGGCCGCCTACATCGGCATGGTGGGCAGCCGCCGGAAGCGCGCCGCCCTGTCCGGGGATTTGCTGCGCGCGGGATGGACCCCGGCCGATCTTGACCGGGTGGACAGCCCGGCGGGCCTGCCCATCGGCGCGGAAACGCCGGCGGAAATCGCCGTCAGCATCCTGGCCCGGATGATCGCCGTGCGCCGAGATGCCCCATGA
- the tsaD gene encoding tRNA (adenosine(37)-N6)-threonylcarbamoyltransferase complex transferase subunit TsaD — protein sequence MNILGIETSCDETAAAIVADGQTILSSIVSSQVHIHRPYGGVVPELASRKHIENIVPVVRRAMDEAGITPERIDALAATRGPGLVGALLVGFSFAKAFAYALNRPLIGVNHLDGHLGSVLISESPPDFPFVSLLASGGHTAIYEVVSATESRLMGQTRDDAAGEAFDKVAKALGLGYPGGAVIEKVAGRGNPAAVSFTRPYLDKNGFDFSFSGIKTAVSRQIQLAGDRLEETIPDIAAGFQEAVADVLCHKLIHAAEVKGSRHIALVGGVAANSRVRQKLAEAASARGLSLHVPPLELCGDNAAMIAVAGFHRLSSGLGAALDTDVFSRVSGA from the coding sequence ATGAACATATTAGGCATTGAAACTTCCTGCGATGAGACCGCCGCCGCCATCGTGGCGGACGGCCAAACCATCCTCTCCTCGATCGTTTCATCCCAGGTCCATATCCACCGGCCCTATGGCGGCGTTGTGCCCGAGCTGGCCTCCCGCAAGCATATCGAAAACATCGTGCCGGTTGTCCGACGGGCCATGGACGAAGCCGGCATTACCCCGGAGCGGATCGACGCCCTGGCCGCCACCCGGGGACCGGGACTGGTCGGCGCCCTGCTGGTGGGGTTCTCCTTTGCCAAGGCCTTTGCCTATGCCCTGAACCGTCCGCTGATCGGCGTCAACCACCTGGACGGTCACCTGGGCTCGGTTCTGATTTCAGAGAGCCCGCCGGATTTTCCCTTTGTGTCGCTGCTGGCGTCCGGCGGGCATACGGCGATTTATGAGGTGGTTTCGGCCACGGAGTCTCGACTGATGGGGCAGACCCGGGACGACGCGGCCGGCGAGGCCTTTGACAAGGTGGCCAAGGCCCTGGGCCTGGGCTATCCGGGCGGCGCTGTCATTGAGAAGGTCGCCGGCCGCGGAAATCCGGCCGCTGTTTCATTCACCCGGCCCTATCTGGACAAAAACGGATTTGACTTCAGCTTCAGCGGCATAAAAACGGCTGTCAGCCGCCAGATTCAACTGGCCGGGGACAGGCTGGAGGAAACCATTCCCGATATCGCCGCGGGATTCCAGGAAGCGGTGGCGGACGTGTTGTGCCACAAGCTGATCCATGCCGCCGAGGTCAAAGGCAGTCGCCACATCGCCCTGGTCGGCGGGGTGGCGGCCAATTCCCGGGTGCGGCAAAAGCTGGCGGAAGCGGCCTCGGCCCGGGGGCTGTCGCTGCATGTCCCGCCACTTGAGCTTTGCGGTGATAACGCCGCCATGATCGCGGTGGCCGGGTTTCACCGGCTGTCATCCGGCCTCGGGGCCGCCCTGGATACGGACGTCTTCTCCCGGGTCAGCGGTGCTTAA
- a CDS encoding xanthine dehydrogenase family protein molybdopterin-binding subunit, whose protein sequence is MRIGEPVPRGDARAKATGREHYAADCYPDNMLWAAAVRPGIPSGRIVRVDIAEALAVPGVVKVLTAADVPGTNLQGLVHKDMPVLAGDRVRYGGDPVALVLAESRAAARAGAARVSAHIEPLPGVYDLDAALAPGAALVHEDRPGNILNKAVICKGRGADALEECPVVVEGSFSVPVQAHAFLETENGVACLQPDGTIRMEVSTQSPFRDRLEIGHALGLAFDRIRIAAPSLGGGFGGKDGATVQCLLALAALNAGGRPVKMIWDREESFLAGYKRHACRLQYRLGADRDGTLRALHARLWYDTGAYAHLGGEVMELGMEHAGGPYRIPHARIEGHCVYTNNPVAGAMRAFGVCQVSFAFESMMDLLADRLKMDRLDLRLANALDPGDTNCAGVRLETSTGIRECLEIIGRHPLWRERLDWQRQAPPRTRRGTGLAAVFNAAGYGGGVRDAAIAKIEMDAAGRFIVHNAVSDMGQGNSCAFVQIAGHILNQDAGRVSLRQPDTGTAYPSGSSSAGRTTYTYGRALMIACEEMKSRLINRAGLILFLQNDDGLALEPGRVRHLPSDRAVPLERLAGFMQPEERVCLGQFVAPVCPSVPDTGKDFFIGFPHVIFAYGAHLVRIEADTLTGAVRVSDYLAVTDGGQVINPAMFDQQVQGGVAQGMGYALYEDFVVRDGHVRTGDLTTYIIPGSLDLPEIVSVAATGQTETTGPFGMKGIGEVAMNGPLPAIANALADAGCGRIRRAPLTPEAVLRAAAADVPPAEKEREP, encoded by the coding sequence ATGCGGATCGGAGAACCGGTTCCGCGGGGCGATGCCCGGGCCAAGGCGACCGGCCGGGAGCATTATGCCGCGGATTGTTATCCGGACAATATGCTCTGGGCGGCGGCTGTCCGGCCGGGGATCCCTTCCGGCCGCATCGTCCGGGTGGACATTGCCGAGGCCCTGGCGGTTCCGGGCGTTGTCAAGGTGCTGACGGCCGCTGATGTGCCCGGCACCAATCTTCAGGGGCTGGTTCACAAGGACATGCCCGTCCTGGCGGGCGATCGCGTCCGCTACGGCGGGGATCCGGTGGCCCTGGTGCTGGCGGAAAGCCGGGCGGCCGCCCGGGCCGGCGCCGCCCGGGTCAGTGCCCATATCGAGCCGCTGCCGGGCGTGTACGACCTGGACGCGGCCCTGGCCCCGGGCGCGGCCCTGGTCCATGAGGACCGCCCCGGTAACATCCTGAACAAGGCCGTTATCTGCAAGGGCCGGGGAGCCGACGCCCTGGAGGAGTGCCCGGTCGTGGTCGAGGGCTCTTTCTCCGTGCCGGTGCAGGCCCACGCCTTTCTGGAAACCGAAAACGGCGTCGCCTGCCTGCAGCCGGACGGCACCATCCGGATGGAGGTGTCCACCCAGTCGCCCTTCCGGGACCGGCTGGAGATCGGCCATGCCCTGGGCCTTGCCTTTGACCGCATCCGCATCGCGGCCCCCAGCCTGGGCGGGGGCTTCGGCGGCAAGGACGGGGCCACGGTCCAGTGCCTGCTGGCCCTGGCCGCCCTCAATGCCGGCGGCCGGCCGGTGAAAATGATCTGGGATCGCGAGGAGAGTTTTCTGGCCGGCTACAAGCGTCACGCCTGCCGCCTGCAGTACCGCCTGGGCGCTGACCGGGACGGCACCCTGCGGGCCCTGCACGCCCGGCTGTGGTATGACACCGGCGCTTACGCCCACCTGGGCGGCGAGGTCATGGAGCTGGGCATGGAACACGCCGGCGGCCCCTACCGTATTCCCCACGCCCGCATCGAGGGCCATTGCGTCTACACCAATAATCCCGTTGCCGGGGCCATGCGCGCCTTCGGCGTCTGCCAGGTCAGTTTCGCCTTTGAATCCATGATGGACCTGCTGGCCGACCGCCTGAAAATGGACCGGCTGGACCTGCGGCTGGCCAATGCCCTGGACCCCGGGGACACCAACTGCGCCGGGGTGCGCCTGGAAACCTCCACCGGCATCCGGGAGTGCCTGGAGATCATCGGCCGTCATCCCCTGTGGCGGGAGCGGCTGGACTGGCAGCGGCAGGCGCCGCCCCGCACCCGCCGGGGCACGGGGCTGGCGGCCGTTTTCAACGCCGCCGGGTACGGCGGCGGGGTCCGGGACGCCGCCATCGCCAAAATCGAAATGGACGCCGCCGGCCGGTTTATCGTCCACAACGCCGTCTCCGACATGGGCCAGGGCAACAGCTGCGCCTTTGTCCAGATCGCCGGCCACATCCTCAACCAGGACGCCGGGCGGGTGAGCCTGCGCCAGCCGGACACCGGCACGGCCTATCCCTCCGGGTCTTCGTCCGCCGGCCGGACCACCTATACTTACGGCCGGGCCCTGATGATCGCCTGCGAGGAGATGAAAAGCCGCCTGATCAACCGGGCCGGGCTGATCCTTTTTTTACAGAACGATGACGGCCTGGCCCTGGAGCCGGGCCGGGTGCGCCATCTCCCCTCGGACCGGGCCGTGCCCCTGGAGCGGCTGGCCGGTTTTATGCAGCCCGAGGAGCGGGTCTGCCTGGGCCAGTTTGTGGCCCCCGTCTGCCCCTCGGTGCCGGACACCGGCAAGGATTTTTTCATCGGTTTCCCCCATGTGATTTTCGCCTACGGCGCCCATCTGGTCCGGATCGAAGCAGACACCCTTACCGGCGCGGTGCGCGTCAGCGACTACCTGGCCGTGACCGACGGCGGGCAGGTGATCAACCCGGCCATGTTCGATCAGCAGGTCCAGGGCGGGGTGGCCCAGGGCATGGGGTACGCCCTGTACGAGGACTTCGTCGTCCGCGACGGGCATGTCCGGACCGGCGACCTGACCACTTACATCATTCCCGGCAGCCTGGATCTGCCGGAGATCGTTTCCGTCGCCGCCACCGGGCAGACCGAAACGACCGGGCCTTTCGGCATGAAGGGGATCGGCGAGGTGGCCATGAACGGCCCCCTGCCGGCCATTGCCAACGCCCTGGCCGATGCCGGCTGCGGCCGCATCCGCCGGGCCCCCCTGACGCCGGAAGCGGTCCTGCGCGCAGCGGCGGCGGATGTGCCGCCGGCTGAAAAGGAAAGGGAGCCATGA
- the hisC gene encoding histidinol-phosphate transaminase — protein sequence MFNLPLDHLVPSHIQRFEPYQPSRPDRELMRMFGVDHLYRLNNNENVLGPPPAARRVIEHFDPVQWPIYPSGDCFYLRQALAERFGKSPDQFLVGNGSCEVITSVIKAFCEKGDNIVTADKTFAVYEWVAEFSGLEARLVPLRRFAFDPQAMLDAADERTKIFFVCNPNNPTGTYWDSATFRGFLEAVGNRRIVVIDEAYFEYVARDDYPDGMALMNDYPNVVVFRTFSKMYALAALRVGYLCAAAEVVDIIRRAHVVYSVNALAQAAAVAAMEDDAGFIAATRDMVAGARALLGAEFENAGLEHVSGEGNFMMVRLPVSDTLFYRKMAARGILVRTMTGFRFPGWIRVSLVTRPVMEAFCRAFREAMTA from the coding sequence ATGTTTAACCTCCCCCTGGACCATCTGGTCCCCTCCCATATTCAGCGCTTCGAACCCTACCAGCCGAGCCGGCCGGACAGGGAGCTGATGCGGATGTTCGGCGTGGACCACCTTTACCGCCTGAACAACAACGAGAACGTCCTGGGGCCGCCGCCGGCCGCGCGGCGGGTGATTGAACACTTCGATCCGGTCCAGTGGCCCATCTACCCCAGCGGCGACTGTTTCTATCTGCGCCAGGCCCTGGCCGAGCGGTTCGGCAAGTCGCCGGACCAGTTCCTGGTGGGCAACGGTTCCTGCGAGGTCATTACCAGCGTCATCAAGGCCTTCTGCGAGAAGGGCGACAATATCGTCACCGCCGACAAGACCTTTGCCGTGTACGAATGGGTGGCCGAATTTTCAGGGCTCGAAGCCCGGCTGGTGCCCCTGCGGCGGTTCGCTTTCGACCCCCAGGCCATGCTGGACGCCGCCGATGAGCGGACCAAGATCTTCTTTGTCTGCAACCCCAACAACCCCACCGGGACCTACTGGGACAGCGCCACCTTCCGCGGCTTCCTGGAGGCGGTGGGCAACCGGCGGATCGTGGTCATTGACGAGGCCTACTTTGAATACGTGGCCCGGGACGACTACCCCGACGGCATGGCCCTGATGAACGATTATCCCAACGTGGTCGTTTTCCGGACCTTCTCCAAGATGTACGCCCTGGCGGCGCTGCGGGTGGGGTATCTCTGCGCCGCGGCGGAGGTGGTAGACATCATCCGCCGGGCGCACGTGGTCTATTCCGTCAACGCCCTGGCCCAGGCGGCCGCGGTCGCGGCCATGGAGGACGACGCCGGCTTCATCGCCGCCACCCGCGACATGGTGGCCGGGGCCAGGGCCCTGCTGGGCGCCGAATTTGAGAATGCCGGCCTGGAGCATGTCTCGGGGGAGGGGAATTTCATGATGGTCCGGCTGCCCGTGTCGGACACGCTTTTCTACCGCAAGATGGCCGCCCGGGGCATTCTGGTCCGCACCATGACCGGCTTCCGCTTTCCCGGGTGGATCCGGGTCAGCCTGGTGACGCGGCCGGTGATGGAGGCTTTCTGCCGGGCCTTCCGGGAAGCCATGACGGCATAA
- a CDS encoding MFS transporter, with protein sequence MTTGLLTRPFLLLCTQLLAISTIVALFFPLQLYLTSLGISERAAGFIIGADALAALVVQPFILPLVSARNARAWLAAGSLVLAAALLAEGTVSRAVPFTAARLLQGAGFICVMTAFMPLLVLCIPPERSGQAFGWISMIRLVPYAAVPPLFGLLGITPAGFGPVIRWSVLLGLFPALALIFIPASPAEKSAAPGSPLADMGRSLKDVRLGCLLLATLLVYASYAITFFFIKGLLAQAGLAHSGLFFTLATLVMIAVRLAGGFLFDRFDKARLTAGALVLSAAAIAALPLCAGMASLLAAAAVCGAGWGIAMPLLNALGFVISPPETRGLNQNLIFLMLQAGFFLGPLAGGMILAQAGYAPLFLAGGALMLPAAFLVLMAASAHDR encoded by the coding sequence ATGACCACCGGCCTGCTGACCCGACCGTTTCTTCTCCTCTGCACCCAGCTGCTGGCCATTTCGACCATTGTGGCCCTGTTTTTCCCCCTCCAGCTCTACCTGACCAGCCTGGGCATTTCCGAGCGGGCGGCCGGATTTATTATCGGCGCGGACGCCCTGGCCGCCCTGGTGGTGCAACCGTTCATCCTGCCGCTGGTCTCGGCCAGAAACGCCCGTGCCTGGCTGGCGGCCGGGTCGCTGGTCCTGGCCGCGGCCCTGCTGGCCGAAGGGACCGTCTCCCGGGCCGTCCCCTTCACGGCGGCGCGCCTGCTGCAGGGCGCCGGCTTCATCTGCGTCATGACCGCCTTCATGCCGCTGCTGGTCCTGTGCATTCCCCCGGAGCGCAGCGGCCAGGCCTTCGGCTGGATCTCCATGATCCGCTTGGTGCCTTACGCCGCCGTGCCGCCGCTGTTTGGCCTGCTGGGGATTACCCCGGCCGGTTTCGGCCCGGTCATCCGCTGGTCGGTCCTGCTGGGGCTTTTCCCGGCGCTGGCCTTAATCTTCATCCCGGCCTCGCCCGCGGAAAAAAGCGCCGCGCCGGGTTCGCCCCTGGCCGATATGGGCCGCAGCCTGAAGGACGTCCGGCTCGGCTGCCTGCTGCTGGCGACCCTTCTGGTGTACGCCTCCTACGCCATCACCTTTTTCTTCATCAAAGGCCTGCTGGCCCAAGCGGGCCTGGCCCACAGCGGGCTCTTTTTCACCCTGGCCACCCTGGTGATGATCGCCGTCCGCCTGGCGGGCGGGTTTCTCTTTGACCGTTTCGACAAGGCGCGGCTGACCGCCGGCGCCCTGGTGCTGTCCGCCGCCGCCATCGCCGCGCTGCCCCTGTGCGCCGGCATGGCGTCCCTGCTGGCCGCCGCCGCTGTCTGCGGCGCGGGATGGGGAATCGCCATGCCGCTGCTCAATGCCCTCGGCTTTGTCATTTCCCCGCCGGAAACCCGGGGCCTCAACCAGAACCTGATATTCCTCATGCTCCAGGCGGGCTTTTTCCTCGGCCCCCTGGCGGGCGGCATGATTCTGGCCCAGGCCGGTTATGCCCCGCTGTTTCTGGCCGGCGGCGCGCTCATGCTTCCGGCGGCTTTCCTGGTGCTGATGGCGGCTTCCGCTCATGACCGATAA
- a CDS encoding thioesterase family protein, translating into MTHQFDRDIEISRRSPLSFQTAVSPNWSVNGNPDGGYLMALLASAAQQSGEKKWPLIVTANFAARCVPGPAEVTLELIGGSRSFDRWQATLSQEGAVRIRAICTMSDEADDDGQKRYEDEAPDLAAFERCLAMPNLPGYTMFEHLEVRLDPSCTGWLTGPKLSDISEQRGWLAFRDGRPFDPLSVLLAADAFPPAVLASQGAVAWVPTIELSVNLRNVPRTPRLKCVFRSRFLNRGVVEEDGRVWDENNELIAVSRQIARFRKNG; encoded by the coding sequence ATGACGCATCAGTTCGACAGGGATATCGAGATCTCGCGGCGGTCGCCGCTTTCTTTTCAGACGGCCGTATCGCCCAACTGGTCGGTCAACGGCAATCCCGACGGCGGCTATCTCATGGCCCTGCTGGCCAGCGCGGCGCAGCAGAGCGGCGAAAAAAAATGGCCCCTGATCGTGACCGCCAACTTCGCGGCCCGCTGCGTGCCGGGGCCGGCGGAGGTGACCCTGGAGCTCATCGGCGGATCCCGGTCCTTCGACCGCTGGCAGGCGACCCTGTCCCAGGAGGGCGCCGTCAGAATCAGGGCGATCTGCACCATGAGCGATGAAGCCGACGACGACGGGCAGAAACGCTACGAGGACGAGGCCCCGGACCTGGCCGCCTTCGAGCGGTGCCTGGCCATGCCCAACCTGCCCGGATACACCATGTTCGAGCACCTGGAGGTAAGGCTGGACCCGTCCTGCACCGGGTGGCTGACCGGGCCGAAGTTGTCGGACATATCCGAACAGCGCGGCTGGCTGGCGTTCCGGGACGGCCGCCCCTTTGATCCCCTCTCCGTCCTGCTGGCGGCCGACGCCTTTCCGCCGGCCGTCCTGGCCAGCCAGGGCGCGGTGGCCTGGGTGCCCACCATCGAACTGTCGGTGAACCTCCGTAACGTCCCGCGGACCCCCCGGCTGAAATGCGTGTTCCGGTCGCGTTTCCTCAACCGCGGCGTGGTGGAGGAGGACGGCCGGGTCTGGGACGAAAATAACGAACTGATCGCCGTTTCCCGGCAGATTGCCCGGTTCCGGAAAAACGGCTGA
- a CDS encoding glycoside hydrolase family 3 N-terminal domain-containing protein: protein MNISDFSDRMLAGQRLMAGFEGPGFNDDARYLVETLNVGGIILFSGNLEGPEEIREMCAAAQACAAACGLPPLFVAIDQEGGAVARLKAPFTQFPGNPSIHDEKSAARFGEMTAVELAHIGVNMDMAPVMDVASLRDDSIMKNRSFPGSPDNVARLGCRVIERLQAGGVMAVAKHFPGLGRTTADTHIDCLELETSAGEMTATDLVPFQAAIDCGVAGIMLSHVLYSDWDRQWPAGMSEAIAGKLLREKMKFDGLVMTDDLDMGAMARHYDIETVIRRVVEAGIDLALVCHRGPGREIAADTLLHIIQESESGRREALNSVERILRLKRQYLKRELKISDF from the coding sequence ATGAATATCTCGGATTTTTCAGACCGGATGCTGGCCGGTCAGCGCCTGATGGCCGGTTTTGAAGGCCCCGGGTTCAATGACGACGCCCGGTACCTGGTCGAAACCCTGAATGTCGGCGGCATCATTCTTTTCTCCGGCAACCTGGAAGGCCCGGAGGAAATCAGGGAGATGTGCGCCGCGGCCCAGGCCTGCGCCGCCGCCTGCGGCCTGCCGCCCCTGTTTGTCGCCATCGACCAGGAGGGGGGCGCCGTGGCCCGGCTCAAGGCCCCGTTCACGCAGTTTCCCGGCAACCCCTCCATTCACGATGAAAAGAGCGCCGCCCGTTTCGGGGAGATGACCGCGGTGGAACTGGCCCACATCGGCGTCAATATGGACATGGCCCCGGTCATGGACGTGGCCTCCCTGCGCGACGACAGCATCATGAAAAACAGGTCGTTCCCGGGAAGTCCGGACAACGTGGCGCGCCTCGGCTGCCGGGTGATCGAACGCCTGCAGGCCGGCGGCGTCATGGCCGTGGCCAAGCATTTCCCCGGCCTGGGCCGGACCACCGCGGACACGCATATCGATTGCCTGGAGCTGGAAACGAGCGCCGGGGAGATGACCGCGACCGATCTGGTTCCCTTTCAGGCGGCCATTGACTGCGGCGTGGCCGGCATCATGCTGTCCCACGTCCTTTACAGCGACTGGGACCGGCAGTGGCCGGCGGGTATGTCCGAGGCCATTGCCGGAAAGCTGCTGCGGGAAAAGATGAAATTTGACGGCCTGGTCATGACCGATGATCTGGACATGGGCGCCATGGCCCGGCATTACGATATCGAAACCGTCATCCGGCGGGTGGTTGAGGCCGGGATCGATCTGGCCCTGGTCTGCCACCGGGGCCCCGGCCGTGAAATCGCGGCCGACACCCTTCTGCATATCATTCAGGAAAGCGAATCGGGCCGGCGGGAGGCGCTGAACTCAGTGGAGCGGATTCTGCGATTGAAACGGCAATACCTCAAAAGGGAACTCAAAATTTCTGATTTTTAG
- a CDS encoding nucleotidyltransferase family protein, which translates to MRHAAIILAAGDSGRMGTDKARLPLGPVTVVEHVIAVHRAAGAGNIVVVSGRNTSALAGLPLDAVLVENPRPEEGMFSSVQAGVRVIAPETEAFFIHPVDIPLVPVSVLERILEAAEGHPGRMVLVPAAGGRRGHPPLIRAGLKATILAEKGDGGLRAVLNRAGVFEVACGEPGILRDMDTPETYLQLKQQFS; encoded by the coding sequence ATGAGGCATGCCGCCATTATCCTGGCCGCCGGAGACTCCGGCCGCATGGGGACCGACAAGGCCCGCCTGCCCCTGGGGCCGGTCACGGTCGTGGAGCATGTCATCGCCGTCCACCGGGCGGCCGGCGCGGGGAACATTGTAGTGGTCTCGGGCCGGAACACCTCCGCCCTGGCGGGCCTGCCCCTGGACGCCGTCCTGGTCGAGAACCCGCGGCCGGAAGAGGGCATGTTCTCTTCGGTCCAGGCCGGCGTCCGGGTCATCGCTCCCGAGACCGAGGCGTTTTTCATTCACCCGGTTGACATCCCCCTGGTGCCGGTCTCCGTCCTTGAGCGGATTCTGGAAGCCGCCGAGGGGCACCCCGGCCGGATGGTGTTGGTGCCTGCCGCCGGCGGCCGCCGCGGGCACCCCCCCCTCATCCGCGCCGGATTGAAGGCAACGATTCTCGCGGAAAAAGGAGACGGCGGACTGCGGGCGGTGCTGAACCGGGCGGGCGTTTTTGAAGTGGCGTGCGGGGAGCCGGGAATCCTGCGGGACATGGACACCCCCGAAACCTATTTGCAACTGAAACAGCAGTTTTCTTAA
- a CDS encoding (2Fe-2S)-binding protein: MTLVDASAAVNFSLNGAPVTVRTAPDRRVIDLLREDLGLTGSKEGCGTGECGACTILVDGEPRLACLMLAAQLEGHAVETVESLEQTPLGRGLVDAFEAHGAVQCGYCMPGMEMTALALLRQAPSPDREAARRALSGNLCRCTGYVKIIDAVTRVRTESP, encoded by the coding sequence ATGACGCTTGTCGATGCCTCAGCGGCCGTTAATTTCAGCCTCAACGGAGCGCCTGTCACGGTCAGGACCGCCCCTGACCGGCGGGTCATCGACCTGCTCCGGGAGGACCTCGGCCTGACCGGGAGCAAGGAAGGGTGCGGCACCGGCGAGTGCGGCGCCTGCACCATCCTGGTGGACGGAGAGCCCCGCCTGGCCTGTCTCATGCTGGCCGCCCAGCTGGAGGGACATGCCGTGGAAACCGTCGAGTCCCTGGAGCAGACGCCCCTCGGCCGCGGGCTGGTGGACGCCTTCGAGGCCCACGGCGCGGTCCAGTGCGGCTACTGCATGCCCGGCATGGAGATGACCGCCCTGGCCCTGCTGCGGCAGGCCCCGTCCCCGGACCGGGAGGCCGCCAGGCGGGCCCTGTCCGGAAACCTCTGCCGCTGCACCGGCTACGTCAAGATCATCGATGCCGTGACGCGGGTCAGGACGGAGTCGCCATGA